In Brassica napus cultivar Da-Ae chromosome A3, Da-Ae, whole genome shotgun sequence, the sequence GCGCAGCGCAACACAGCGCCGAGTTGTTGAAACTTATTTGCTCATTAAGGTAAACCTTGTTCGATTGCCATTCTCCTTTGTGTGATTGCATCTCTAAAAAAGTTTCTGCCTTTTTCTAGGTTAGTCGTGGATCTCAAAAGACCACCGATTGATAAACCCTATTTAGTCGGAAACGAATCAGTGTGAAGATGGATGATATTCATTTGGACATGGACAATCCACTCGGAGTTCAAGACGAGATCGGAGTTGCGGAGCCATGTGTTGGCATGGAGTTCGATTCCGAGAAAGAAGCCAAATCTTTCTACGACGAGTACGCTAGGCAGCTCTCCTTCACTTCCAAACCCCTCACTGTTACCACagattcttcctcttcttctcgtGAATTCGTATGTAGTAATAGCAGCAAAAGGTCGAGACGAAGACCTGCTGAAACCTGCGATGCAATGCTTAGGATAGAGCTCAAAGGTGGTGTGGAtgataataataacaaatgggTTGTCACCAAGTTCGTTAAAGAGCATAGTCATGGATTAGCAACTCCCACCACGCTCCACTGCCTTCGCCCTCGCAGGCATTTCGCGAGTTCTGACAAATCTAATGTCCCGAGCGGTATGATGTATGTTTCCATGGATGGTAGTCGAGCTAGAGTTGCTTTAAAGGAGTCCAAGAGGACGCTGGGGCGTGACGCGCATAACCTCTTGGAGTATTTCAAGAGGATGCAGGCGGAGAACCCTGGCTTCTTCTACGCGGTTCAGCTTGATGATGATAGTAATCAGATGACTAATGTTTTCTGGGCTGATTCTAGGTCTAGGATTGCTTATGCTCGGTTTGGGGACACGGTTACGCTGGATACGAGGTACAGGTGGAGTCAGTTTCTTGTTCCTTTTGCGCCTTTTACTGGTGTGAATCATCATGGTCAGGCTGTACTTTTCGGCTGTGCGCTGATTCTTGACGACTCCGAGGCTTCCTTTATCTGGCTTTTCAAGACTTTTCTAACCGCCATGAGAGATCACGTTCCTCTCTCTTTGGTGACTGATCAAGATAGAGCCATACAGGTCGCTGCTGCTCAGGTGTTTCCCGGTGCTCGTCACTGTATTAACAAGTGGGATGTGCTTAGAGAAGGTCAGGAAAAGCTGGCTCATGTCTGTCTCGCCTATCCTAGCTTTCAGGTTGAGCTGTATAACTGTATCAACTTCACTGAGACGATAGAGGAGTTTGAATCATCTTGGAGTTCCATCATTGAAAAGTATGACTTGGGAAGACATGAATGGCTTTCTTCTATATATAACGCTCGAGCTCAGTGGGTACCTGTTTTTTTCCGGGATTCATTCTTTGCTGCAGTGTTCCCTACACAAGGTTCTTTTTTCGATGGGTATGTGAATCAGCAGACAACACTTCCCATGTTCTTTAGGCTCTACGAGAGGGCTATGGAGAGCTGGTTTGAGATGGAGATTGAA encodes:
- the LOC106438417 gene encoding protein FAR1-RELATED SEQUENCE 3-like; protein product: MDDIHLDMDNPLGVQDEIGVAEPCVGMEFDSEKEAKSFYDEYARQLSFTSKPLTVTTDSSSSSREFVCSNSSKRSRRRPAETCDAMLRIELKGGVDDNNNKWVVTKFVKEHSHGLATPTTLHCLRPRRHFASSDKSNVPSGMMYVSMDGSRARVALKESKRTLGRDAHNLLEYFKRMQAENPGFFYAVQLDDDSNQMTNVFWADSRSRIAYARFGDTVTLDTRYRWSQFLVPFAPFTGVNHHGQAVLFGCALILDDSEASFIWLFKTFLTAMRDHVPLSLVTDQDRAIQVAAAQVFPGARHCINKWDVLREGQEKLAHVCLAYPSFQVELYNCINFTETIEEFESSWSSIIEKYDLGRHEWLSSIYNARAQWVPVFFRDSFFAAVFPTQGSFFDGYVNQQTTLPMFFRLYERAMESWFEMEIEADLDTVNTPPILKTPSPMESQAANLYTRRIFEKFQAELVETFAHTANRIDDDGTTATFRVAKFENDNKAYMVSFCYPEMRANCSCQMFEHSGILCRHVLTVFTVTNILTLPPHYILGRWTRNAKSVVEMDEHVSDGLLHRYNHLCREAIKYAEEGAATPETYNIAFGALREGGKKVSAVRKSVGRAAPPPSSHGGDAKTSLSASDSTPLLWPRQDEMTRRFNLNDGGARAQSVADLNLPRMAPVSLHRDDGAPENMVALPCLKSMTWGMESKNTMPGGRVAVINLKLHDYRKFPSADMEVKFQLSSVTLEPMLRSMAYISEQLSAPANRVAVINLKLQDTETTTGESEVKFQVSRDTLGAMLRSMAYIREQLSIVGDQPTEPQGKKQRK